The following proteins come from a genomic window of Bradysia coprophila strain Holo2 unplaced genomic scaffold, BU_Bcop_v1 contig_138, whole genome shotgun sequence:
- the LOC119073947 gene encoding protein windpipe isoform X1 produces the protein MNLQTTNGQHNKRFFNMSSYFWFLLLLTVTAATSECPQDCVCSPIRNRQTPYHDHAICTTLNTINGTYPNIHSLDLSSINMDSIPIELSSLHNVTHLDLSKNHLTKLTKLNNRIRSLDLSHNRLTPSEIVKISPKIRILNLAYNQITRLPLDVMHFKSLKSINLIGNRIDCSCETLTVRDWLYQNNVWIGKHTLCASPLEVRHQPWDKVSIKKMCSIAEQINDENKIELHRRSSRELELSDFIAEEFLPFESHSILKRQVPNDDNLSNIVDGSGSDDIPEDVNDIVDVGSGEGSGTDPDIDIEAIENISPEDYEDEPYEEDGSGSGFGLLPLDVNIKSAEEENHTTEEPDVDEPLGQKPMDLDIFEGIKQGDGTTIGPVEAIEPMVQKVNQGGVERVAPIAVQPAGNSLIEPSVASNGAVEDAKKEEGRSTYILLAILGILLVCLIGYVIVKRRKNRRRPYDHNDAENIREIEMLDMKKNTNGQHPNVEIVPLMPKKEQPKIERGMGDPIREINSNIQPLHATTYPKVDAVPLKQNDVPHTTDALPENNNNFTEVQPSPTQDIPKTADEIDDNPNNKPTQNGHNGHPSDDEVFLPEEATVKRYSPVYSPETGRVKIKLTETPKPKTPIVVTRSRSNAGAYITTPNLNVRSTSDNGQ, from the exons ATGAACCTGCAAACGACAAACGGCCAGCATAACAAAAG ATTCTTCAACATGTCATCATATTTCTGGTTCTTACTACTACTTACGGTGACAGCAGCAACTAGCGAATGCCCACAGGATTGTGTTTGTTCACCGATCCGCAACCGACAGACACCTTACCACGATCATGCAATATGCACCACACTAAATACTATTAATGGAACCTATCCCAATATTCATTCGCTGGACCTGTCTTCGATCAACATGGACTCAATACCGATCGAACTCAGTTCGCTGCACAATGTAACACATCTAGATCTATCGAAAAACCATCTTACCAAACTAACGAAACTGAATAATCGAATTAGATCGCTGGATCTAAGTCACAATCGATTAACACCTTcggaaattgtaaaaatttcgccgaaaattcgaattttaaatttagccTACAATCAAATCACTCGTTTGCCTCTTGATGTGATGCACTTCAAGAGCctgaaatcgataaatttgattggaaatcgaaTTGATTGTTCCTGTGAAACATTAACTGTGAGAGACTGGCTGTACCAGAATAATGTTTGGATAGGCAAACATACACTATGTGCCAGCCCATTGGAGGTTAGACACCAGCCATGGGATAAAGTTAGTATAAAGAAAATGTGTTCAATTGCTGAACAGATTAATGATGAAAATAAGATTGAATTGCATCGACGTAGCTCCAGGGAGCTGGAATTAAGTGATTTTATAGCTGAAGAATTTTTACCTTTTGAATCGCATAGTATTTTAAAAAGACAAGTGCCAAATGATGATAATTTAAGCAATATCGTTGATGGATCGGGAAGTGATGACATTCCTGAGGATGTAAATGATATAGTTGATGTTGGTTCTGGCGAAGGTAGTGGCACAGATCCGGACATCGATATCGAAGCTATCGAAAATATATCGCCCGAAGATTACGAGGATGAGCCGTACGAGGAGGACGGTTCTGGTAGTGGTTTTGGATTGTTACCGTTGGACGTAAATATTAAGTCAGCCGAAGAAGAAAATCACACAACTGAGGAACCCGATGTCGATGAACCATTGGGACAGAAACCAATGGACTTAGATATTTTTGAGGGTATTAAACAGGGTGATGGAACTACGATAGGACCTGTAGAAGCAATAGAACCAATGGTTCAAAAAGTTAATCAAGGTGGTGTGGAGAGAGTAGCACCAATTGCAGTTCAACCGGCAGGAAATTCTCTGATCGAGCCATCTGTTGCATCTAATGGTGCTGTGGAAGACGCTAAAAAGGAAGAGGGAAGAAGTACCTACATTCTGTTAGCTATCCTTGGTATACTGTTAGTATGTCTAATTGGATATGTGATTGTCAAGCGTCGTAAGAATAGACGGCGACCGTACGACCACAACGATGCAGAGAATATTCGCGAGATCGAAATGCTagacatgaaaaaaaatacgaaCGGTCAACACCCCAACGTTGAAATAGTGCCCCTAATGCCAAAGAAAGAGCAACCAAAAATTGAACGGGGAATGGGCGATCCAATTAGGGAAATAAATTCCAATATTCAGCCATTACATGCTACTACCTATCCCAAAGTTGATGCTGTTCCCCTCAAACAAAACGATGTTCCTCACACAACCGATGCATTGCCagaaaacaataacaatttcaCCGAAGTTCAACCGTCACCCACACAAGATATTCCAAAAACAGCCGACGAAATCGATGATAATCCAAACAATAAACCGACACAAAACGGTCACAACGGTCACCCATCCGATGATGAAGTATTTTTGCCGGAAGAAGCAACCGTAAAGCGATACAGTCCAGTATATTCGCCGGAAACGGGACGAGTCAAAATAAAACTAACTGAAACACCGAAACCAAAAACGCCAATTGTGGTAACGCGAAGTCGATCGAATGCTGGAGCGTATATTACAACGCCCAATTTGAATGTACGCTCAACGTCAGACAACGGTCAGTAA
- the LOC119073947 gene encoding protein windpipe isoform X3, with protein MHSRGGILCQFFNMSSYFWFLLLLTVTAATSECPQDCVCSPIRNRQTPYHDHAICTTLNTINGTYPNIHSLDLSSINMDSIPIELSSLHNVTHLDLSKNHLTKLTKLNNRIRSLDLSHNRLTPSEIVKISPKIRILNLAYNQITRLPLDVMHFKSLKSINLIGNRIDCSCETLTVRDWLYQNNVWIGKHTLCASPLEVRHQPWDKVSIKKMCSIAEQINDENKIELHRRSSRELELSDFIAEEFLPFESHSILKRQVPNDDNLSNIVDGSGSDDIPEDVNDIVDVGSGEGSGTDPDIDIEAIENISPEDYEDEPYEEDGSGSGFGLLPLDVNIKSAEEENHTTEEPDVDEPLGQKPMDLDIFEGIKQGDGTTIGPVEAIEPMVQKVNQGGVERVAPIAVQPAGNSLIEPSVASNGAVEDAKKEEGRSTYILLAILGILLVCLIGYVIVKRRKNRRRPYDHNDAENIREIEMLDMKKNTNGQHPNVEIVPLMPKKEQPKIERGMGDPIREINSNIQPLHATTYPKVDAVPLKQNDVPHTTDALPENNNNFTEVQPSPTQDIPKTADEIDDNPNNKPTQNGHNGHPSDDEVFLPEEATVKRYSPVYSPETGRVKIKLTETPKPKTPIVVTRSRSNAGAYITTPNLNVRSTSDNGQ; from the exons ATGCACAGCAGAGGAGGAATATTATGTCA ATTCTTCAACATGTCATCATATTTCTGGTTCTTACTACTACTTACGGTGACAGCAGCAACTAGCGAATGCCCACAGGATTGTGTTTGTTCACCGATCCGCAACCGACAGACACCTTACCACGATCATGCAATATGCACCACACTAAATACTATTAATGGAACCTATCCCAATATTCATTCGCTGGACCTGTCTTCGATCAACATGGACTCAATACCGATCGAACTCAGTTCGCTGCACAATGTAACACATCTAGATCTATCGAAAAACCATCTTACCAAACTAACGAAACTGAATAATCGAATTAGATCGCTGGATCTAAGTCACAATCGATTAACACCTTcggaaattgtaaaaatttcgccgaaaattcgaattttaaatttagccTACAATCAAATCACTCGTTTGCCTCTTGATGTGATGCACTTCAAGAGCctgaaatcgataaatttgattggaaatcgaaTTGATTGTTCCTGTGAAACATTAACTGTGAGAGACTGGCTGTACCAGAATAATGTTTGGATAGGCAAACATACACTATGTGCCAGCCCATTGGAGGTTAGACACCAGCCATGGGATAAAGTTAGTATAAAGAAAATGTGTTCAATTGCTGAACAGATTAATGATGAAAATAAGATTGAATTGCATCGACGTAGCTCCAGGGAGCTGGAATTAAGTGATTTTATAGCTGAAGAATTTTTACCTTTTGAATCGCATAGTATTTTAAAAAGACAAGTGCCAAATGATGATAATTTAAGCAATATCGTTGATGGATCGGGAAGTGATGACATTCCTGAGGATGTAAATGATATAGTTGATGTTGGTTCTGGCGAAGGTAGTGGCACAGATCCGGACATCGATATCGAAGCTATCGAAAATATATCGCCCGAAGATTACGAGGATGAGCCGTACGAGGAGGACGGTTCTGGTAGTGGTTTTGGATTGTTACCGTTGGACGTAAATATTAAGTCAGCCGAAGAAGAAAATCACACAACTGAGGAACCCGATGTCGATGAACCATTGGGACAGAAACCAATGGACTTAGATATTTTTGAGGGTATTAAACAGGGTGATGGAACTACGATAGGACCTGTAGAAGCAATAGAACCAATGGTTCAAAAAGTTAATCAAGGTGGTGTGGAGAGAGTAGCACCAATTGCAGTTCAACCGGCAGGAAATTCTCTGATCGAGCCATCTGTTGCATCTAATGGTGCTGTGGAAGACGCTAAAAAGGAAGAGGGAAGAAGTACCTACATTCTGTTAGCTATCCTTGGTATACTGTTAGTATGTCTAATTGGATATGTGATTGTCAAGCGTCGTAAGAATAGACGGCGACCGTACGACCACAACGATGCAGAGAATATTCGCGAGATCGAAATGCTagacatgaaaaaaaatacgaaCGGTCAACACCCCAACGTTGAAATAGTGCCCCTAATGCCAAAGAAAGAGCAACCAAAAATTGAACGGGGAATGGGCGATCCAATTAGGGAAATAAATTCCAATATTCAGCCATTACATGCTACTACCTATCCCAAAGTTGATGCTGTTCCCCTCAAACAAAACGATGTTCCTCACACAACCGATGCATTGCCagaaaacaataacaatttcaCCGAAGTTCAACCGTCACCCACACAAGATATTCCAAAAACAGCCGACGAAATCGATGATAATCCAAACAATAAACCGACACAAAACGGTCACAACGGTCACCCATCCGATGATGAAGTATTTTTGCCGGAAGAAGCAACCGTAAAGCGATACAGTCCAGTATATTCGCCGGAAACGGGACGAGTCAAAATAAAACTAACTGAAACACCGAAACCAAAAACGCCAATTGTGGTAACGCGAAGTCGATCGAATGCTGGAGCGTATATTACAACGCCCAATTTGAATGTACGCTCAACGTCAGACAACGGTCAGTAA
- the LOC119073947 gene encoding protein windpipe isoform X2 — MWHGDVTSFFVFLFFNMSSYFWFLLLLTVTAATSECPQDCVCSPIRNRQTPYHDHAICTTLNTINGTYPNIHSLDLSSINMDSIPIELSSLHNVTHLDLSKNHLTKLTKLNNRIRSLDLSHNRLTPSEIVKISPKIRILNLAYNQITRLPLDVMHFKSLKSINLIGNRIDCSCETLTVRDWLYQNNVWIGKHTLCASPLEVRHQPWDKVSIKKMCSIAEQINDENKIELHRRSSRELELSDFIAEEFLPFESHSILKRQVPNDDNLSNIVDGSGSDDIPEDVNDIVDVGSGEGSGTDPDIDIEAIENISPEDYEDEPYEEDGSGSGFGLLPLDVNIKSAEEENHTTEEPDVDEPLGQKPMDLDIFEGIKQGDGTTIGPVEAIEPMVQKVNQGGVERVAPIAVQPAGNSLIEPSVASNGAVEDAKKEEGRSTYILLAILGILLVCLIGYVIVKRRKNRRRPYDHNDAENIREIEMLDMKKNTNGQHPNVEIVPLMPKKEQPKIERGMGDPIREINSNIQPLHATTYPKVDAVPLKQNDVPHTTDALPENNNNFTEVQPSPTQDIPKTADEIDDNPNNKPTQNGHNGHPSDDEVFLPEEATVKRYSPVYSPETGRVKIKLTETPKPKTPIVVTRSRSNAGAYITTPNLNVRSTSDNGQ, encoded by the exons ATGTGGCACGGTGACGTAACATCTTTTTTCGTGTTTCT ATTCTTCAACATGTCATCATATTTCTGGTTCTTACTACTACTTACGGTGACAGCAGCAACTAGCGAATGCCCACAGGATTGTGTTTGTTCACCGATCCGCAACCGACAGACACCTTACCACGATCATGCAATATGCACCACACTAAATACTATTAATGGAACCTATCCCAATATTCATTCGCTGGACCTGTCTTCGATCAACATGGACTCAATACCGATCGAACTCAGTTCGCTGCACAATGTAACACATCTAGATCTATCGAAAAACCATCTTACCAAACTAACGAAACTGAATAATCGAATTAGATCGCTGGATCTAAGTCACAATCGATTAACACCTTcggaaattgtaaaaatttcgccgaaaattcgaattttaaatttagccTACAATCAAATCACTCGTTTGCCTCTTGATGTGATGCACTTCAAGAGCctgaaatcgataaatttgattggaaatcgaaTTGATTGTTCCTGTGAAACATTAACTGTGAGAGACTGGCTGTACCAGAATAATGTTTGGATAGGCAAACATACACTATGTGCCAGCCCATTGGAGGTTAGACACCAGCCATGGGATAAAGTTAGTATAAAGAAAATGTGTTCAATTGCTGAACAGATTAATGATGAAAATAAGATTGAATTGCATCGACGTAGCTCCAGGGAGCTGGAATTAAGTGATTTTATAGCTGAAGAATTTTTACCTTTTGAATCGCATAGTATTTTAAAAAGACAAGTGCCAAATGATGATAATTTAAGCAATATCGTTGATGGATCGGGAAGTGATGACATTCCTGAGGATGTAAATGATATAGTTGATGTTGGTTCTGGCGAAGGTAGTGGCACAGATCCGGACATCGATATCGAAGCTATCGAAAATATATCGCCCGAAGATTACGAGGATGAGCCGTACGAGGAGGACGGTTCTGGTAGTGGTTTTGGATTGTTACCGTTGGACGTAAATATTAAGTCAGCCGAAGAAGAAAATCACACAACTGAGGAACCCGATGTCGATGAACCATTGGGACAGAAACCAATGGACTTAGATATTTTTGAGGGTATTAAACAGGGTGATGGAACTACGATAGGACCTGTAGAAGCAATAGAACCAATGGTTCAAAAAGTTAATCAAGGTGGTGTGGAGAGAGTAGCACCAATTGCAGTTCAACCGGCAGGAAATTCTCTGATCGAGCCATCTGTTGCATCTAATGGTGCTGTGGAAGACGCTAAAAAGGAAGAGGGAAGAAGTACCTACATTCTGTTAGCTATCCTTGGTATACTGTTAGTATGTCTAATTGGATATGTGATTGTCAAGCGTCGTAAGAATAGACGGCGACCGTACGACCACAACGATGCAGAGAATATTCGCGAGATCGAAATGCTagacatgaaaaaaaatacgaaCGGTCAACACCCCAACGTTGAAATAGTGCCCCTAATGCCAAAGAAAGAGCAACCAAAAATTGAACGGGGAATGGGCGATCCAATTAGGGAAATAAATTCCAATATTCAGCCATTACATGCTACTACCTATCCCAAAGTTGATGCTGTTCCCCTCAAACAAAACGATGTTCCTCACACAACCGATGCATTGCCagaaaacaataacaatttcaCCGAAGTTCAACCGTCACCCACACAAGATATTCCAAAAACAGCCGACGAAATCGATGATAATCCAAACAATAAACCGACACAAAACGGTCACAACGGTCACCCATCCGATGATGAAGTATTTTTGCCGGAAGAAGCAACCGTAAAGCGATACAGTCCAGTATATTCGCCGGAAACGGGACGAGTCAAAATAAAACTAACTGAAACACCGAAACCAAAAACGCCAATTGTGGTAACGCGAAGTCGATCGAATGCTGGAGCGTATATTACAACGCCCAATTTGAATGTACGCTCAACGTCAGACAACGGTCAGTAA
- the LOC119073947 gene encoding protein windpipe isoform X4 has product MWFLFFNMSSYFWFLLLLTVTAATSECPQDCVCSPIRNRQTPYHDHAICTTLNTINGTYPNIHSLDLSSINMDSIPIELSSLHNVTHLDLSKNHLTKLTKLNNRIRSLDLSHNRLTPSEIVKISPKIRILNLAYNQITRLPLDVMHFKSLKSINLIGNRIDCSCETLTVRDWLYQNNVWIGKHTLCASPLEVRHQPWDKVSIKKMCSIAEQINDENKIELHRRSSRELELSDFIAEEFLPFESHSILKRQVPNDDNLSNIVDGSGSDDIPEDVNDIVDVGSGEGSGTDPDIDIEAIENISPEDYEDEPYEEDGSGSGFGLLPLDVNIKSAEEENHTTEEPDVDEPLGQKPMDLDIFEGIKQGDGTTIGPVEAIEPMVQKVNQGGVERVAPIAVQPAGNSLIEPSVASNGAVEDAKKEEGRSTYILLAILGILLVCLIGYVIVKRRKNRRRPYDHNDAENIREIEMLDMKKNTNGQHPNVEIVPLMPKKEQPKIERGMGDPIREINSNIQPLHATTYPKVDAVPLKQNDVPHTTDALPENNNNFTEVQPSPTQDIPKTADEIDDNPNNKPTQNGHNGHPSDDEVFLPEEATVKRYSPVYSPETGRVKIKLTETPKPKTPIVVTRSRSNAGAYITTPNLNVRSTSDNGQ; this is encoded by the exons ATGTGGTTTTt ATTCTTCAACATGTCATCATATTTCTGGTTCTTACTACTACTTACGGTGACAGCAGCAACTAGCGAATGCCCACAGGATTGTGTTTGTTCACCGATCCGCAACCGACAGACACCTTACCACGATCATGCAATATGCACCACACTAAATACTATTAATGGAACCTATCCCAATATTCATTCGCTGGACCTGTCTTCGATCAACATGGACTCAATACCGATCGAACTCAGTTCGCTGCACAATGTAACACATCTAGATCTATCGAAAAACCATCTTACCAAACTAACGAAACTGAATAATCGAATTAGATCGCTGGATCTAAGTCACAATCGATTAACACCTTcggaaattgtaaaaatttcgccgaaaattcgaattttaaatttagccTACAATCAAATCACTCGTTTGCCTCTTGATGTGATGCACTTCAAGAGCctgaaatcgataaatttgattggaaatcgaaTTGATTGTTCCTGTGAAACATTAACTGTGAGAGACTGGCTGTACCAGAATAATGTTTGGATAGGCAAACATACACTATGTGCCAGCCCATTGGAGGTTAGACACCAGCCATGGGATAAAGTTAGTATAAAGAAAATGTGTTCAATTGCTGAACAGATTAATGATGAAAATAAGATTGAATTGCATCGACGTAGCTCCAGGGAGCTGGAATTAAGTGATTTTATAGCTGAAGAATTTTTACCTTTTGAATCGCATAGTATTTTAAAAAGACAAGTGCCAAATGATGATAATTTAAGCAATATCGTTGATGGATCGGGAAGTGATGACATTCCTGAGGATGTAAATGATATAGTTGATGTTGGTTCTGGCGAAGGTAGTGGCACAGATCCGGACATCGATATCGAAGCTATCGAAAATATATCGCCCGAAGATTACGAGGATGAGCCGTACGAGGAGGACGGTTCTGGTAGTGGTTTTGGATTGTTACCGTTGGACGTAAATATTAAGTCAGCCGAAGAAGAAAATCACACAACTGAGGAACCCGATGTCGATGAACCATTGGGACAGAAACCAATGGACTTAGATATTTTTGAGGGTATTAAACAGGGTGATGGAACTACGATAGGACCTGTAGAAGCAATAGAACCAATGGTTCAAAAAGTTAATCAAGGTGGTGTGGAGAGAGTAGCACCAATTGCAGTTCAACCGGCAGGAAATTCTCTGATCGAGCCATCTGTTGCATCTAATGGTGCTGTGGAAGACGCTAAAAAGGAAGAGGGAAGAAGTACCTACATTCTGTTAGCTATCCTTGGTATACTGTTAGTATGTCTAATTGGATATGTGATTGTCAAGCGTCGTAAGAATAGACGGCGACCGTACGACCACAACGATGCAGAGAATATTCGCGAGATCGAAATGCTagacatgaaaaaaaatacgaaCGGTCAACACCCCAACGTTGAAATAGTGCCCCTAATGCCAAAGAAAGAGCAACCAAAAATTGAACGGGGAATGGGCGATCCAATTAGGGAAATAAATTCCAATATTCAGCCATTACATGCTACTACCTATCCCAAAGTTGATGCTGTTCCCCTCAAACAAAACGATGTTCCTCACACAACCGATGCATTGCCagaaaacaataacaatttcaCCGAAGTTCAACCGTCACCCACACAAGATATTCCAAAAACAGCCGACGAAATCGATGATAATCCAAACAATAAACCGACACAAAACGGTCACAACGGTCACCCATCCGATGATGAAGTATTTTTGCCGGAAGAAGCAACCGTAAAGCGATACAGTCCAGTATATTCGCCGGAAACGGGACGAGTCAAAATAAAACTAACTGAAACACCGAAACCAAAAACGCCAATTGTGGTAACGCGAAGTCGATCGAATGCTGGAGCGTATATTACAACGCCCAATTTGAATGTACGCTCAACGTCAGACAACGGTCAGTAA
- the LOC119073947 gene encoding protein windpipe isoform X5, which produces MSSYFWFLLLLTVTAATSECPQDCVCSPIRNRQTPYHDHAICTTLNTINGTYPNIHSLDLSSINMDSIPIELSSLHNVTHLDLSKNHLTKLTKLNNRIRSLDLSHNRLTPSEIVKISPKIRILNLAYNQITRLPLDVMHFKSLKSINLIGNRIDCSCETLTVRDWLYQNNVWIGKHTLCASPLEVRHQPWDKVSIKKMCSIAEQINDENKIELHRRSSRELELSDFIAEEFLPFESHSILKRQVPNDDNLSNIVDGSGSDDIPEDVNDIVDVGSGEGSGTDPDIDIEAIENISPEDYEDEPYEEDGSGSGFGLLPLDVNIKSAEEENHTTEEPDVDEPLGQKPMDLDIFEGIKQGDGTTIGPVEAIEPMVQKVNQGGVERVAPIAVQPAGNSLIEPSVASNGAVEDAKKEEGRSTYILLAILGILLVCLIGYVIVKRRKNRRRPYDHNDAENIREIEMLDMKKNTNGQHPNVEIVPLMPKKEQPKIERGMGDPIREINSNIQPLHATTYPKVDAVPLKQNDVPHTTDALPENNNNFTEVQPSPTQDIPKTADEIDDNPNNKPTQNGHNGHPSDDEVFLPEEATVKRYSPVYSPETGRVKIKLTETPKPKTPIVVTRSRSNAGAYITTPNLNVRSTSDNGQ; this is translated from the coding sequence ATGTCATCATATTTCTGGTTCTTACTACTACTTACGGTGACAGCAGCAACTAGCGAATGCCCACAGGATTGTGTTTGTTCACCGATCCGCAACCGACAGACACCTTACCACGATCATGCAATATGCACCACACTAAATACTATTAATGGAACCTATCCCAATATTCATTCGCTGGACCTGTCTTCGATCAACATGGACTCAATACCGATCGAACTCAGTTCGCTGCACAATGTAACACATCTAGATCTATCGAAAAACCATCTTACCAAACTAACGAAACTGAATAATCGAATTAGATCGCTGGATCTAAGTCACAATCGATTAACACCTTcggaaattgtaaaaatttcgccgaaaattcgaattttaaatttagccTACAATCAAATCACTCGTTTGCCTCTTGATGTGATGCACTTCAAGAGCctgaaatcgataaatttgattggaaatcgaaTTGATTGTTCCTGTGAAACATTAACTGTGAGAGACTGGCTGTACCAGAATAATGTTTGGATAGGCAAACATACACTATGTGCCAGCCCATTGGAGGTTAGACACCAGCCATGGGATAAAGTTAGTATAAAGAAAATGTGTTCAATTGCTGAACAGATTAATGATGAAAATAAGATTGAATTGCATCGACGTAGCTCCAGGGAGCTGGAATTAAGTGATTTTATAGCTGAAGAATTTTTACCTTTTGAATCGCATAGTATTTTAAAAAGACAAGTGCCAAATGATGATAATTTAAGCAATATCGTTGATGGATCGGGAAGTGATGACATTCCTGAGGATGTAAATGATATAGTTGATGTTGGTTCTGGCGAAGGTAGTGGCACAGATCCGGACATCGATATCGAAGCTATCGAAAATATATCGCCCGAAGATTACGAGGATGAGCCGTACGAGGAGGACGGTTCTGGTAGTGGTTTTGGATTGTTACCGTTGGACGTAAATATTAAGTCAGCCGAAGAAGAAAATCACACAACTGAGGAACCCGATGTCGATGAACCATTGGGACAGAAACCAATGGACTTAGATATTTTTGAGGGTATTAAACAGGGTGATGGAACTACGATAGGACCTGTAGAAGCAATAGAACCAATGGTTCAAAAAGTTAATCAAGGTGGTGTGGAGAGAGTAGCACCAATTGCAGTTCAACCGGCAGGAAATTCTCTGATCGAGCCATCTGTTGCATCTAATGGTGCTGTGGAAGACGCTAAAAAGGAAGAGGGAAGAAGTACCTACATTCTGTTAGCTATCCTTGGTATACTGTTAGTATGTCTAATTGGATATGTGATTGTCAAGCGTCGTAAGAATAGACGGCGACCGTACGACCACAACGATGCAGAGAATATTCGCGAGATCGAAATGCTagacatgaaaaaaaatacgaaCGGTCAACACCCCAACGTTGAAATAGTGCCCCTAATGCCAAAGAAAGAGCAACCAAAAATTGAACGGGGAATGGGCGATCCAATTAGGGAAATAAATTCCAATATTCAGCCATTACATGCTACTACCTATCCCAAAGTTGATGCTGTTCCCCTCAAACAAAACGATGTTCCTCACACAACCGATGCATTGCCagaaaacaataacaatttcaCCGAAGTTCAACCGTCACCCACACAAGATATTCCAAAAACAGCCGACGAAATCGATGATAATCCAAACAATAAACCGACACAAAACGGTCACAACGGTCACCCATCCGATGATGAAGTATTTTTGCCGGAAGAAGCAACCGTAAAGCGATACAGTCCAGTATATTCGCCGGAAACGGGACGAGTCAAAATAAAACTAACTGAAACACCGAAACCAAAAACGCCAATTGTGGTAACGCGAAGTCGATCGAATGCTGGAGCGTATATTACAACGCCCAATTTGAATGTACGCTCAACGTCAGACAACGGTCAGTAA
- the LOC119073949 gene encoding peptidyl-prolyl cis-trans isomerase FKBP2-like, with translation MKTVVSICFVLAVFTCSVIAGKLQIIVEESVEDCEYRAQRGDSLYTYYTGTFENGEVFDSNVGRAPYGPFTLGSRHVIEGMDLGTLGMCEGEKRKLIIPSELAYGEGGYGDVIPPDSTLIFEVVLDRIIRKDEL, from the exons atgaaaacggtCGTATCAATTTGCTTCGTTCTAGCTGTATTCACCTGCTCAGTAATTGCTGGAAAACTGCAAATTATTGTGGAGGAAAGTGTCGAAGACTGTGAATACAGAGCGCAGAGGGGTGACTCGCTGTACACCTATTACACT GGAACATTCGAAAATGGAGAAGTGTTTGACAGCAACGTCGGAAGAGCACCATACGGTCCATTCACGCTGGGCTCTCGTCAC GTAATCGAAGGCATGGACCTAGGCACGCTCGGTATGTGTGAGGGAGAAAAGCGTAAACTGATTATCCCCTCAGAGCTTGCTTACGGAGAGGGTGGTTACGGTGATGTCATACCGCCAGATTCAACACTGATCTTTGAGGTTGTTCTCGATAGAATAATACGCAAGGATGAATTGTAA